A portion of the Macaca mulatta isolate MMU2019108-1 chromosome 2, T2T-MMU8v2.0, whole genome shotgun sequence genome contains these proteins:
- the TRIM42 gene encoding tripartite motif-containing protein 42, whose protein sequence is METAMCVCCPCCTWQRCCPQLCSCLCCKFIFTSERNCTCFPCPYKDERNCQFCHCTCSESPNCHWCCCSWANDPNCKCCCTASSNVRCYYYESRCCRNTIVTFRKGRLRSVHISSKTALRIGSSDTQLDEVKSVPAKSHLVNHLNCPMCSRLRLHSFMLPCNHSLCEKCLRQLQKHAEVTENFFILICPVCDRSHCMPYSHKMQLPENYLRGRLTKRYMQQHGYLKWRFDRSSGPILCQVCRNRRIAYKRCITCRLNLCNDCLKAFHSDVAMQDHIFVDTSAEEQDEKICIHHPSSRIIEYCRNDNELLCTFCKFSFHNGHDTISLIDACSERAASLFSAIAKFKAVRYEIDNDLMEFNILKNSFKADKEAKRKEIRNGFLKLRSILQEKEKIIMEQIENLEVSRQKEIEKYVYVTTMKVNEMDGLIAYSKEALKETGQVAFLQSAKILVDQIEDGIQTTYRPDPQLRLHSINCMPLDFVELSSAIHELFPTGPKKVCSSGDSLPSPYPVHSETMIARKVTFSTHSLGNQQIYQRSSSILSFSNTEEKAKVGLEACGRAQSATPAKPTDGLYTYWCAGADSQSVQNSSSFHNWYSFNDGSVKTPGPIVIYQTLVYPRAAKVYWTCPTEDVDSFEMEFYEVITSPPNNVQMELCGQIRDIMQQNLELHNLTPNTEYVFKVRAINDNGPGQWSDICKVVTPDGHGRNRAKWGLLKNIQSALQKHF, encoded by the exons ATGGAAACTGCTATGTGCGTTTGCTGTCCATGTTGTACATGGCAGAGATGCTGTCCTCAGTTATGCTCCTGTCTGTGCTGCAAGTTCATCTTCACCTCAGAGCGGAACTGCACCTGCTTCCCCTGCCCTTACAAAGATGAGCGGAACTGCCAGTTCTGCCACTGCACCTGTTCTGAGAGCCCCAACTGCCATTGGTGTTGCTGCTCTTGGGCCAATGATCCCAACTGTAAGTGCTGCTGCACAGCCAGCAGCAATGTTAGGTGCTACTACTATGAGAGTCGCTGCTGCCGCAATACCATCGTCACTTTCCGCAAGGGCCGCCTCAGGAGCGTCCATATCTC CTCCAAGACTGCCCTGCGCATTGGGAGCAGCGATACCCAGCTGGATGAAGTGAAATCAGTACCAGCCAAAAGCCACCTGGTGAACCACCTCAATTGCCCCATGTGCAGCCGGCTGCGCCTGCACTCATTCATGCTGCCCTGCAACCACAGCCTGTGTGAGAAGTGCCTGCGGCAGCTGCAGAAGCACGCCGAGGTCACCGAGAATTTCTTCATCCTCATCTGCCCAGTGTGCGACCGCTCGCACTGCATGCCCTACAGCCACAAGATGCAGCTGCCGGAGAACTACCTGCGCGGGCGCCTCACCAAGCGCTACATGCAGCAGCACGGCTACCTCAAGTGGCGCTTTGACCGTTCCTCCGGGCCCATCCTCTGCCAGGTCTGCCGCAATAGGCGCATAGCGTACAAGCGCTGCATCACCTGCCGCCTCAACCTGTGCAACGACTGCCTCAAGGCCTTCCACTCGGATGTGGCCATGCAAGACCACATCTTTGTGGACACCAGCGCCGAGGAACAGGACGAGAAGATctgcatccaccatccatccagcCGCATCATCGAGTACTGCCGCAATGACAACGAATTGCTCTGCACCTTCTGCAAGTTCTCTTTCCACAATGGCCACGACACCATCAGCCTCATCGACGCCTGCTCCGAGAGGGCCGCCTCACTCTTCAGCGCCATCGCCAAGTTCAAAGCAG TCCGATATGAAATTGATAATGACCTAATGGAATTCAACATcttaaaaaacagctttaaagCTGACAAGGAGGCAAAGCGAAAAGAGATCAGAAATGGCTTTCTCAAGTTGCGCAGCATTCTTCAGGAGAAAGAGAAGATCATCATGGAGCAGATAGAGAATCTAGAAgtgtccaggcagaaggaaattgaaaaatatgtGTATGTTACAACCATGAAAGTGAACGAGATGGATGGTCTGATCGCCTACTCCAAGGAAGCCCTGAAGGAGACTGGCCAGGTGGCATTCCTGCAGTCGGCCAAGATCCTGGTGGACCAGATTGAGGATGGCATCCAGACCACCTACAGGCCTGACCCACAGCTCCGGCTACACTCAATAAACTGCATGCCCTTGGACTTTGTTGAGCTTTCCAGTGCCATCCATGAGCTCTTCCCCACAGGGCCCAAGAAGGTATGCTCCTCAGGGGACTCACTGCCCTCCCCCTACCCTGTGCACTCAGAAACAATGATTGCCAGGAAGGTCACTTTCAGCACCCACAGCCTCGGCAACCAGCAGATATACCAGCGAAGCTCCTCCATCTTATCCTTCAGCAACACTGAggagaaggccaaggtgggtctGGAGGCCTGTGGGAGAGCCCAGTCAGCCACCCCCGCCAAACCCACAGATGGTCTCTACACCTACTGGTGTGCTGGAGCAGACAGCCAGTCTGTACAGAACAGCAGCAGCTTCCACAACTGGTACTCATTCAACGATGGCTCTGTGAAGACCCCGGGCCCAATTGTTATCTACCAGACTCTGGTGTACCCAAGAGCTGCCAAG GTTTACTGGACATGTCCAACAGAAGACGTGgactcttttgagatggaattctATGAAGTCATTACTTCCCCTCCTAACAACGTACAAATGGAGCTCTGCGGACAAATTCGGGACATAATGCAGCAGAATCTGGAGCTGCACAACCTGACCCCCAACACAGAATACGTGTTTAAAGTTAGAGCCATCAATGATAATGgtcctgggcaatggagtgataTCTGCAAG